In one window of Holophagales bacterium DNA:
- a CDS encoding BMP family protein codes for MTSRRRFFIALLAVPLLATLPACRKEETPKAPAGFRVALLTPGPVSDAGWNAGAYEGLKAIEKELDAKVSHVQVKTPSEFEEQFRAYAADGYSLCFGHGFEFQDAAARVAKEFPGTVFVTTSGSRVAANQAPLVFELEQATYLCGLVAGRMSKTAKAGMVGGVELPSIRSTFLAFEAGLKAGNPGAKATTVFTGSFEDVAGAKAAALALVDQGNDFLFHNANAAALGVFNAATERGVWAFGSNRDQNSLAPSVLASAVIDLPRAFVEAARTVKDGRFEGLPMRYGLKSGVISFVWSPAVLGRVPAPVVDEVERTRERIISGELVVPRGNF; via the coding sequence ATGACGAGCCGGCGCCGCTTCTTCATCGCCCTCCTCGCCGTCCCTCTCCTCGCGACGCTCCCTGCCTGCCGGAAGGAGGAGACGCCGAAGGCGCCGGCCGGGTTCAGGGTGGCGCTGCTGACGCCCGGTCCCGTATCCGACGCGGGATGGAACGCCGGGGCGTACGAAGGGCTGAAAGCGATCGAGAAGGAGCTGGATGCGAAGGTCTCGCACGTCCAGGTGAAGACGCCGTCGGAGTTCGAGGAGCAGTTCCGGGCCTACGCCGCGGACGGCTACTCCCTCTGTTTCGGCCACGGCTTCGAGTTCCAGGACGCGGCGGCTCGCGTGGCGAAGGAGTTTCCGGGCACGGTCTTCGTGACGACCTCGGGCTCGCGCGTGGCGGCGAACCAGGCGCCGCTCGTCTTCGAGCTGGAGCAGGCGACGTACCTCTGCGGCCTCGTGGCCGGGCGGATGTCGAAGACGGCGAAGGCGGGGATGGTGGGCGGTGTCGAGCTGCCGTCGATCCGTTCCACGTTCCTCGCGTTCGAGGCCGGGCTGAAAGCCGGAAACCCCGGGGCCAAGGCGACGACCGTTTTCACGGGTTCCTTCGAGGACGTGGCCGGCGCGAAAGCCGCTGCGCTCGCCCTCGTCGACCAGGGGAACGACTTCCTCTTCCACAACGCCAACGCGGCGGCCCTCGGCGTCTTCAACGCGGCCACGGAGCGCGGGGTCTGGGCCTTCGGCTCGAACAGGGACCAGAACTCCCTGGCGCCGAGCGTCCTCGCCTCGGCAGTCATCGACCTGCCCCGCGCCTTCGTCGAGGCGGCCCGAACCGTGAAGGACGGGCGCTTCGAAGGCCTGCCGATGCGATACGGCCTGAAGAGCGGCGTGATCTCGTTCGTCTGGAGCCCCGCCGTCCTCGGGCGTGTTCCGGCCCCGGTCGTGGACGAGGTGGAACGGACGAGGGAGCGGATCATCTCGGGCGAGCTCGTCGTCCCGAGGGGCAACTTCTGA
- a CDS encoding ABC transporter permease translates to MKTRTVLAVALGTLAAAALLVLLAGASPADAFAALLRGAFGSKAAAGETAARSTGLVLTAVAAVVAFRAGVLNVGLEGQFLAGAAAAAAVGPLVPDLSFAARAAVILAAPLAGALQAAPAVWLAEVRKVPPVLSTILLNLVAAAGVTWLVRGPLRDPAGDYPQSRALSDAVLLSPLVPGSRATAAVLAALGLAALAAFLLSRTPLGLALRAVGEAPRAARAAGLPDVRLRSGAFLVSGALAGLGGGLEVLALTGRLYDPFTAGVGYSGIAAALLGGMTPLGGAASGVLFAALGTGSSALQRDAGVPSALASIVPALAVLGLLLARGGRSAEGSR, encoded by the coding sequence GTGAAGACGCGTACGGTTCTCGCGGTCGCGCTCGGAACACTCGCGGCCGCGGCCCTGCTCGTTCTCCTGGCCGGGGCTTCGCCGGCCGACGCTTTCGCGGCCCTCCTCCGCGGCGCCTTCGGTTCGAAAGCCGCTGCCGGCGAGACGGCCGCGCGATCGACCGGCCTCGTCCTGACGGCGGTGGCCGCCGTCGTCGCCTTCCGGGCCGGTGTCCTGAACGTCGGGCTCGAAGGGCAATTCCTGGCCGGAGCCGCCGCGGCGGCGGCCGTCGGGCCGCTCGTCCCCGACCTCTCCTTCGCGGCGCGCGCGGCCGTCATCCTCGCCGCACCGCTGGCCGGGGCGCTCCAGGCCGCTCCGGCGGTGTGGCTCGCCGAGGTGCGAAAGGTCCCCCCGGTGCTCTCGACGATCCTCCTCAACCTCGTCGCGGCGGCGGGCGTGACGTGGCTCGTCCGGGGTCCGCTGCGCGATCCGGCGGGCGACTACCCCCAGAGCCGCGCCCTCTCGGACGCCGTTCTCCTCTCGCCTCTCGTCCCCGGCTCCCGCGCTACGGCCGCCGTCCTCGCCGCCCTCGGCCTCGCCGCCCTGGCGGCGTTTCTCCTCTCGCGCACGCCTCTGGGGCTCGCGCTTCGTGCGGTGGGCGAGGCGCCGCGCGCCGCCCGCGCCGCCGGGCTCCCGGACGTCCGCCTCCGCTCCGGCGCCTTCCTCGTGTCGGGAGCGCTCGCCGGCCTCGGTGGAGGCCTGGAGGTCCTCGCGCTCACGGGGCGGCTCTACGACCCGTTCACCGCGGGCGTCGGCTACTCCGGAATCGCGGCGGCGCTCCTGGGCGGCATGACGCCTCTCGGAGGCGCCGCCTCGGGCGTCCTCTTCGCCGCGCTCGGCACGGGCTCGAGCGCGCTGCAGCGCGACGCCGGCGTTCCGTCGGCCCTCGCGTCCATCGTTCCGGCCCTCGCGGTGCTGGGCCTCCTCCTGGCCCGGGGCGGACGATCGGCGGAGGGCTCCCGATGA
- a CDS encoding ABC transporter permease: MTGFVEIALLLAAPLLLAATGELLLERAGSIQIGLEGTMLVGAYIAFAAGRGGLPPASSLAAAALAGFLAGLLFALFAVARRADPILVGTVWNLLALGATAFAYRLAAGDTGAVLEVRTLPRGLFGVPDVVAASFLAPVVLHFWLARTRAGLRLAAAGENPEALRSLGLSVVAVRSGAAAASGVLGALGGAMLILTVSPTFVEGVTAGRGFLALALVVFARWKPLALLPAALLLGGVTALQYQLQAGGFGLPYAFFIALPGLVALVALALASTRGGAPKALGSAAP, from the coding sequence ATGACCGGTTTCGTCGAGATCGCCCTGCTCCTCGCGGCGCCGCTCCTTCTCGCAGCGACCGGAGAGCTCCTGCTCGAGCGGGCCGGGTCGATCCAGATCGGTCTCGAGGGGACGATGCTCGTCGGGGCCTACATTGCGTTCGCGGCGGGACGCGGCGGCCTCCCACCTGCGTCCAGCCTCGCGGCGGCCGCTCTCGCAGGATTCCTCGCGGGCCTCCTCTTCGCCCTGTTCGCCGTCGCCCGCCGGGCCGATCCGATTCTCGTAGGCACCGTCTGGAATCTCCTCGCGCTCGGCGCCACCGCGTTTGCCTACAGGCTCGCTGCCGGCGATACGGGGGCGGTTCTCGAGGTGCGGACCCTGCCGCGGGGCCTCTTCGGAGTTCCCGACGTGGTTGCGGCGAGCTTCCTCGCCCCGGTCGTCCTCCACTTCTGGCTCGCGCGAACGCGCGCCGGGTTGAGGCTCGCAGCGGCAGGAGAGAATCCGGAGGCGCTGCGCTCGCTCGGCCTGTCCGTGGTCGCCGTCCGAAGCGGTGCCGCCGCCGCGTCCGGCGTCCTCGGCGCACTCGGAGGGGCGATGCTCATCCTCACGGTCTCACCGACGTTCGTCGAAGGGGTCACCGCCGGGCGTGGCTTCCTGGCACTCGCGCTCGTCGTCTTCGCGCGCTGGAAGCCCCTCGCCCTGCTGCCGGCCGCGCTCCTTCTCGGTGGGGTGACGGCGCTCCAGTACCAGCTCCAGGCCGGCGGCTTCGGGCTCCCCTACGCCTTTTTCATCGCCCTTCCCGGCCTCGTGGCGCTGGTGGCGCTCGCCCTCGCGTCCACGCGAGGCGGCGCTCCGAAAGCGCTCGGGAGCGCCGCGCCGTGA
- a CDS encoding ATP-binding cassette domain-containing protein, translating to MTTPPFALELAGIAKSFGAVRALDGARLVVRPGEIHALLGENGAGKSTLVAIAAGVLRPDAGEIRRNGARVSYADPRAARRAGIALVPQHDLLVEAASVADNLALLDPFAPAIESRRARRERVVRLARASSLDLGSPEALVAELAVGTRQRIGIAGALQTDPEVLMLDEPTAVLSPDETVVLFRALRQRADSGRCVVLITHRLAEVFEGADRLTLLSRGRTLLETPVAATTTGEVAALLLGGAEATSRPLALAPRIRNEGDLPALALEAFTPSGSGAPPVSLTIAAGEALTLLAIDGNGADLLGAAVAGARPADGFLRVAGRSVTPGSSLAFRAAGGAFIPADRRAEGLVAGLSLAENLFLRRPPGRFTIDRAALAAAATDRLRRFGVRASGPGARASDLSGGNQQKLLLARELEPLPRLLVAIHPTRGLDIASSEDVRARLLDAARSGAGVLVVTADPEEAQELGAPVRVVYRGALSPHLPASTSLAQLGRFMAGLAA from the coding sequence GTGACCACGCCCCCGTTCGCGCTCGAGCTCGCGGGCATCGCGAAGTCGTTCGGAGCCGTTCGCGCCCTCGACGGCGCACGGCTCGTCGTTCGTCCGGGCGAGATCCACGCCCTGCTCGGCGAGAACGGCGCGGGGAAGTCGACGCTCGTCGCGATCGCCGCGGGGGTCCTCCGCCCGGACGCCGGCGAGATCCGCCGCAACGGAGCACGGGTGTCGTACGCCGACCCGCGCGCGGCCCGGCGGGCCGGAATTGCGCTCGTTCCACAGCACGACCTCCTCGTCGAGGCCGCGAGCGTCGCCGACAACCTCGCCCTCCTCGACCCGTTTGCGCCGGCGATCGAGTCCCGTCGCGCACGGCGGGAACGGGTGGTCCGCCTCGCGCGCGCCTCCAGCCTCGACCTCGGGAGTCCTGAGGCGCTCGTCGCAGAGCTCGCGGTCGGCACCCGGCAGCGGATCGGCATTGCGGGAGCGCTCCAGACCGATCCGGAGGTCCTCATGCTCGACGAGCCGACGGCGGTCCTCTCCCCCGACGAGACCGTCGTTCTCTTCAGGGCCCTGAGGCAACGAGCGGACTCGGGACGCTGCGTCGTCCTCATAACGCACCGCCTCGCCGAGGTCTTCGAGGGCGCCGACCGCCTGACGCTCCTGTCGCGAGGCCGCACGCTGCTCGAGACACCCGTTGCCGCGACGACGACGGGCGAGGTCGCCGCGCTCCTCCTCGGAGGCGCGGAGGCGACGTCCCGGCCCCTGGCTCTCGCCCCGCGGATTCGCAACGAAGGCGATCTCCCGGCTCTCGCCCTGGAGGCCTTCACTCCGTCGGGCTCGGGCGCGCCTCCCGTGTCGCTCACGATCGCGGCGGGCGAGGCGCTCACGCTCCTGGCCATAGACGGAAACGGCGCCGACCTGCTCGGAGCGGCCGTCGCGGGCGCACGGCCCGCGGACGGTTTCCTTCGGGTCGCCGGCCGGTCCGTCACCCCGGGCAGCTCCCTCGCGTTTCGCGCCGCGGGAGGGGCGTTCATTCCTGCCGACCGGCGCGCCGAGGGGCTCGTCGCCGGCCTCTCACTCGCCGAGAACCTCTTCCTGAGGCGCCCTCCCGGCCGTTTCACCATCGATCGCGCCGCACTGGCCGCCGCCGCCACGGACCGGCTCCGCCGTTTCGGCGTCCGCGCCTCGGGGCCCGGCGCCCGTGCGAGCGATCTCTCCGGCGGGAACCAGCAGAAGCTCCTCCTGGCCCGCGAGCTGGAGCCGCTCCCCAGGCTCCTCGTCGCCATTCACCCGACACGCGGCCTCGACATCGCGTCGTCGGAAGACGTCAGGGCGCGCCTCCTCGACGCCGCCCGCTCCGGCGCGGGGGTCCTGGTCGTGACGGCCGATCCGGAGGAGGCGCAGGAGCTCGGCGCCCCCGTTCGCGTCGTCTACCGCGGAGCGCTCTCTCCGCACCTTCCCGCGTCGACGAGCCTCGCCCAGCTGGGGCGCTTCATGGCAGGGCTCGCGGCGTGA
- a CDS encoding SDR family oxidoreductase: MRPVALVTGASRRLGRAFAEGLAGAGYDVAVHFRSDPAAAAETVAAVGALGAVAGTFAADLRVEGAPRRLVEAVLDHFGRLDLLVHSASPWLEKTVAAVSGDDWDAVYSVGPRAAFFLAQAAAPALAGSAGSILLVSDVAATKAWPHHVPHASAKAAVDALVRNLAVALAPSVRVNGIAPGIVLPPDDLPADTIGRLVAKTPLERLVAVEDLVSAALLLATNRSITGQVLAVDAGRSVV; this comes from the coding sequence GTGAGACCCGTCGCGCTCGTGACCGGGGCTTCCCGCCGCCTGGGGCGAGCCTTCGCCGAGGGACTGGCCGGCGCGGGATACGACGTCGCCGTCCACTTCCGGAGCGACCCGGCTGCCGCGGCGGAGACGGTGGCGGCGGTCGGCGCCCTCGGCGCCGTCGCCGGGACCTTCGCGGCCGATCTTCGGGTGGAAGGCGCACCGCGAAGGCTCGTGGAGGCGGTCCTCGACCACTTCGGCCGGCTCGACCTCCTCGTCCACTCCGCGTCCCCGTGGCTCGAGAAAACGGTCGCAGCAGTTTCCGGGGACGACTGGGACGCCGTCTACTCCGTCGGACCGCGCGCCGCCTTCTTTCTCGCGCAGGCTGCGGCCCCGGCTCTCGCCGGGAGCGCCGGGTCGATTCTCCTCGTCTCCGACGTGGCCGCCACGAAGGCCTGGCCGCACCACGTTCCCCACGCGTCCGCCAAGGCGGCGGTCGACGCCCTCGTCCGGAACCTGGCCGTGGCCCTGGCTCCTTCCGTGCGCGTGAACGGGATCGCTCCCGGGATCGTCCTGCCGCCCGATGACCTCCCCGCGGACACGATCGGAAGGCTCGTGGCGAAGACGCCGCTGGAGCGCCTCGTTGCGGTCGAAGACCTCGTCTCGGCGGCGCTCCTTCTCGCCACGAACCGCTCGATCACGGGCCAGGTCCTCGCCGTGGACGCCGGCCGGTCCGTCGTCTGA